The Moraxella haemolytica genome window below encodes:
- a CDS encoding alpha/beta hydrolase yields MNKSVKHQPLSCVMVEHNPTNSPIRHSVIWLHGLGASGHDFEPVVPELDLGDLSVRFVFPHAPQIPVTVNGGYVMPAWYDIIEMSLDRKVDIAQIESSARAIDDLIEQEIKKGVPSQNIIIAGFSQGGAVAYHHAFTTPYQIAGLLALSTYFATKDSIKDAGVNGDILVKIDHGDYDDIVPKILGEQAKNSLDNLGLTPVFSTYPMTHQVCLPQIKSIGAWIKEMFMVCT; encoded by the coding sequence AATCCCACAAATTCCCCCATCCGCCACAGCGTGATTTGGCTACATGGGCTTGGGGCAAGTGGTCATGACTTTGAACCTGTGGTGCCTGAGCTTGACTTAGGCGATTTATCAGTGCGTTTTGTATTTCCGCACGCACCACAAATTCCTGTAACGGTCAATGGTGGCTATGTGATGCCTGCTTGGTATGATATCATCGAGATGAGTTTGGATAGAAAGGTGGATATAGCACAGATTGAATCGTCTGCTCGTGCTATTGATGATTTGATTGAGCAAGAGATTAAAAAAGGTGTGCCTAGTCAAAATATCATCATTGCAGGCTTTTCGCAAGGTGGTGCGGTGGCGTATCACCATGCTTTTACCACACCATACCAGATTGCAGGCTTACTGGCGTTATCCACCTATTTTGCCACTAAAGACAGCATCAAAGATGCAGGTGTGAACGGCGATATTTTGGTAAAAATTGATCATGGTGATTATGATGATATTGTTCCAAAAATCTTAGGCGAGCAGGCAAAAAATTCGCTAGATAACTTGGGTCTAACCCCTGTTTTTAGCACCTATCCAATGACACATCAGGTGTGTTTGCCACAAATTAAGTCAATTGGTGCATGGATAAAAGAGATGTTTATGGTGTGTACTTAA